A single genomic interval of Nocardioides palaemonis harbors:
- a CDS encoding endonuclease/exonuclease/phosphatase family protein encodes MKKAILLSLPLVLICPLLLLMLGMGNANIEAVRAACAPTVNSTMGGSFGIGTLNWRGASHYRTNPHPSERPYAERVPNMVTKIGASAVSIVGFQEFESPQAQAFLNATGGAWDIVAGKRRGRPSTADAIAYQTGAWTVDEVRYVSIRYGSPVIQVPLVRFTSRGDLGSVWVLNTHHPADAVGGTDAMRDAAVRTESQALAQLHESEPNTPLLLTGDMNDRARFRQLFLSLAGGWSTANPNDEQIDWIMGSPAVAFSGTVVDRSTNDGAHSYTDHPFVHTTAQLTGPATSGTQDGAGLGVMPAVEASPGGPVAGEVLVANANIKTRGGFDPGVRALAAPSPDFITLNEVRDVPPSQMRSAAPGYDAYREEAVDDTPGGREQSMNNAIMWRTDTWTLLDGGRVKIVDDDQVVVGDGDRLWDRYAAWGLFQRTDGAVGSVIAVHHMTNGLRALTTAWRCYRPTAWLLDKRPSSTWTEWWSWLR; translated from the coding sequence GTGAAGAAGGCCATCCTGCTCAGCCTGCCGCTGGTGCTGATCTGTCCGCTGCTGTTGCTCATGCTCGGCATGGGCAACGCCAACATCGAGGCCGTCCGCGCCGCCTGCGCCCCCACAGTCAACTCGACCATGGGCGGGTCGTTCGGCATCGGCACCCTCAACTGGCGGGGCGCCTCGCACTACAGGACCAACCCGCATCCCAGCGAGCGGCCGTACGCCGAGCGGGTCCCGAACATGGTCACAAAGATCGGCGCCTCAGCTGTATCGATCGTTGGGTTTCAGGAGTTCGAGTCGCCGCAGGCCCAGGCGTTCCTCAATGCCACCGGCGGGGCTTGGGACATCGTTGCCGGCAAACGCCGCGGGAGGCCATCAACGGCTGACGCCATCGCGTATCAGACCGGAGCGTGGACGGTCGATGAGGTTCGCTACGTGTCAATCAGGTACGGCAGTCCGGTCATTCAGGTCCCGTTGGTCCGGTTCACCTCAAGGGGGGACTTGGGGTCCGTCTGGGTGCTGAACACCCACCATCCGGCCGACGCTGTCGGAGGAACCGATGCGATGAGAGACGCCGCCGTTCGAACCGAATCGCAGGCCCTTGCGCAGTTGCACGAGAGCGAGCCAAACACGCCCCTCCTGCTGACCGGCGACATGAACGACAGGGCTCGGTTCAGGCAACTCTTCCTCTCCTTAGCCGGTGGCTGGTCGACCGCGAATCCCAACGACGAGCAGATCGACTGGATCATGGGTAGCCCCGCCGTCGCCTTCTCTGGGACCGTCGTCGACCGGAGCACCAACGACGGAGCGCACAGCTACACCGACCATCCGTTCGTCCACACCACCGCGCAGCTGACCGGTCCCGCGACCAGCGGGACGCAGGACGGCGCTGGTCTAGGTGTGATGCCTGCCGTCGAGGCGTCACCCGGTGGCCCGGTGGCCGGTGAGGTGCTGGTCGCGAACGCGAACATCAAGACCCGCGGCGGCTTCGACCCGGGTGTCCGCGCTCTCGCTGCGCCGTCGCCGGACTTCATCACCCTCAACGAGGTCCGCGACGTGCCGCCGAGCCAGATGCGCTCGGCCGCGCCGGGTTATGACGCCTACCGCGAGGAGGCCGTCGATGACACCCCAGGAGGCCGTGAGCAGTCGATGAACAACGCGATCATGTGGCGCACCGACACCTGGACTCTGCTCGACGGTGGCCGCGTGAAGATCGTTGACGACGACCAGGTCGTCGTTGGGGACGGCGACAGGTTGTGGGATCGGTATGCAGCTTGGGGGTTGTTCCAGCGCACGGATGGAGCCGTGGGCTCGGTGATCGCGGTGCACCACATGACCAACGGCTTGCGGGCGTTGACGACCGCTTGGCGTTGCTACCGTCCCACGGCATGGCTGCTAGACAAGCGACCGTCCTCGACGTGGACCGAATGGTGGAGCTGGCTGAGATGA